One Ricinus communis isolate WT05 ecotype wild-type chromosome 7, ASM1957865v1, whole genome shotgun sequence genomic region harbors:
- the LOC8264193 gene encoding scarecrow-like protein 15 produces the protein MKVPVSSSQNNNHRQSQSANLKNSTNSRNIGFHNSSSAPNLCYEPTSVLDLRRSPSPVSGKPASGPEHHHSLEWDEHVLQNFDWDFIMKELDFHEDSTPTLKNIPQVNSCESIIHSHNNLQEFTAPSNNDPPHLLHHPDFNDICFNIPTQKLNSLDLSHNIGNWSNFGFDLIQELIRAADCIDSSEIQLANVILDRLNHRLQSPVGKPLQRAAFFFKEALQNLLAGSPRTPTHPTSWSEVVQTIKAYQDFSGISPIPMFNHFPVDQAILETLDDSPPFIHVIDFDIGLGCQYASFMRELVGKTDHFCNKLTSPVLRITAVVTEDYAIQTQLIKQCLSQYALELKIRFQIEFVLTRTFEMVSFKSIKFIEGEKIAILLSSATFRRLGSSNNNINSFVTDIRRVSPEVVVVVDNEGWGESEPASFRRNFVNGLEFYSMIFESLDAAAAGGGEWARKIEMFLLKPRIFAAVEGCGRRVSPPWREVFCGAGMRVMPFSQFSDFQAESLLGKVQVRGFYVAKRQAELVLCWHERPLIATSVWKC, from the coding sequence ATGAAAGTTCCCGTTTCATCCTCACAAAACAACAACCATCGTCAATCTCAATCTGCAAACCTGAAAAACAGCACCAACAGCCGAAATATTGGTTTCCATAACAGCAGTAGTGCTCCAAACTTGTGCTACGAGCCTACCTCAGTTCTTGACCTCCGGCGAAGTCCCAGTCCAGTGTCTGGCAAACCGGCGTCTGGACCTGAGCATCATCATTCTCTAGAGTGGGATGAGCATGTCCTGCAGAATTTTGATTGGGATTTTATCATGAAAGAATTAGACTTTCATGAGGATTCCACTCCTACGCTAAAGAACATTCCTCAAGTCAATTCTTGCGAGTCCATAATCCACAGTCATAATAATCTCCAGGAGTTCACAGCGCCTTCCAATAACGATCCTCCTCATTTGCTTCACCATCCTGATTTCAATGATATATGCTTCAACATCCCAACTCAAAAATTGAATTCTCTTGATTTATCTCataatattggaaattggagcAACTTTGGGTTTGATCTTATTCAAGAGCTTATCCGAGCAGCAGACTGTATCGACTCCAGCGAAATACAACTTGCCAACGTGATATTGGACCGTCTCAATCACCGTCTACAATCACCGGTCGGAAAACCACTTCAAAGGGCtgctttcttcttcaaagaaGCTCTCCAAAATCTACTCGCCGGTTCACCTCGGACGCCAACTCACCCAACCTCGTGGTCAGAAGTTGTCCAAACTATAAAAGCTTATCAGGACTTTTCAGGTATTTCTCCTATTCCAATGTTCAATCACTTCCCCGTAGACCAAGCAATCCTCGAAACCCTAGACGACTCTCCTCCTTTTATTCATGTTATAGACTTCGATATCGGTCTTGGTTGCCAGTACGCATCTTTCATGAGGGAACTCGTTGGGAAAACCGATCATTTTTGTAATAAGCTCACCTCCCCAGTTCTTAGAATCACTGCAGTAGTTACAGAGGACTACGCTATCCAAACCCAGTTGATCAAACAGTGTCTATCCCAATACGCCCTTGAACTAAAGATCAGGTTCCAGATTGAGTTTGTTCTTACTCGTACTTTCGAAATGGTATCATTCAAATCAATAAAGTTCATTGAAGGAGAGAAAATTGCCATTCTTTTATCTTCAGCCACCTTCCGTCGTCTGGGTTCAAGCAATAATAACATCAACTCTTTTGTGACTGATATCCGGCGAGTCTCGCCGGAGGTTGTTGTCGTTGTAGATAATGAAGGATGGGGAGAGTCTGAACCGGCGTCGTTTAGGAGGAATTTTGTTAATGGTCTTGAGTTTTACTCTATGATATTTGAGTCACTTGATGCTGCAGCAGCTGGTGGTGGAGAGTGGGCTAGGAAAATAGAGATGTTTTTGTTGAAACCTCGGATCTTTGCTGCGGTTGAAGGGTGTGGGAGAAGGGTGTCGCCGCCGTGGAGGGAGGTCTTCTGTGGGGCGGGAATGAGGGTGATGCCGTTTAGTCAGTTTTCTGATTTCCAAGCTGAGTCTTTGCTTGGGAAGGTGCAAGTTAGAGGATTTTATGTGGCGAAACGACAAGCTGAGTTGGTGCTGTGTTGGCATGAGAGACCCCTCATCGCCACGTCAGTATGGAAAtgttag
- the LOC8264192 gene encoding HVA22-like protein k, producing the protein MAFLGSNIPSEVGLRLLLCPLGSNIVIRTACCSVGVVLPVYSTLKAIERKDQNEQQKWLIYWAAYGSFSLVEVFTDKLLYWFPMYYHVKFAFLVWLQLPSTDGAKQIYTNHLRPFFLRHQARVDMLMGFAYDEMGKIVSTHRAEIEYAKAVLLKIMGPAGQTRNGAPDNSGEFPAIEQDTRTSTNTESDHGD; encoded by the exons ATGGCTTTTCTCGGATCTAATATACCAAGCGAG GTCGGATTGCGGTTGCTTCTTTGCCCACTTGGATCCAACATTGTGATTCGAACAGCATG CTGTTCAGTTGGGGTCGTATTACCTGTGTACTCCACGTTGAAGGCCATTGAGAGAAAAGATCAAAATGAGCAACAGAAGTGGCTAATATATTGGGCAG CATATGGTTCTTTCAGCCTCGTGGAAGTGTTTACAGATAAATTGCTCTATTG GTTTCCTATGTATTATCATGTGAAATTTGCATTTCTAGTGTGGCTTCAGCTTCCATCAACTGat GGAGCAAAGCAAATATATACAAACCACCTGCGTCCATTTTTCTTGAGGCATCAAGCTAGAGTTGATATGCTTATGGGCTTTGCATATGATGAAATG GGTAAAATTGTCAGCACTCACCGAGCAGAAATTGAATATGCTAAGGCTGTACTCTTGAAGATTATGGGGCCAG CTGGTCAGACGAGAAATGGTGCACCTGATAACTCAGGAGAGTTCCCTGCAATTGAACAGGATACAAGAACAAGCACAAATACTGAGTCGGATCACGGTGATTAA
- the LOC8264191 gene encoding G-box-binding factor 1 has protein sequence MGTGEESTPAKPSKPSSAQEIPPTPAYPDWSNSMQAYYGAGATPPFFASTVPSPTPHPYLWGGQHPLMPPYGTPVPYPALYPAGGVYAHPNMATPPNPAQANTEYEGKGPDGREKASVKKSKGNVVGKAGESAKATSGSGNDGASQSAESGSDGSSDASDENNNHQDFAANKKGSFDQMLADANAQNNTAGASVPGKPVVSMPATNLNIGMDLWNASPAAAPGATKIRPNASGGSSGIVPAIMPEQWIQDERELKRQKRKQSNRESARRSRLRKQAECEELQARVETLTTDNRNLRDELQRLSEECDKLKSENDSIKEELTRLYGPDAVANLEQSNHSSVVQFRGDEGNS, from the exons ATGGGGACAGGGGAAGAGAGCACACCTGCTAAGCCTTCCAAACCATCTTCAGCTCAG GAAATACCACCAACACCCGCCTATCCTGATTGGTCAAATTCTATGCAG GCTTATTATGGTGCTGGAGCCACTCCTCCTTTTTTTGCATCAACTGTTCCATCTCCAACTCCCCACCCTTATCTTTGGGGAGGCCAG CATCCATTAATGCCACCCTATGGGACCCCAGTTCCGTATCCAGCTTTATATCCTGCTGGGGGAGTATATGCCCATCCTAATATGGCCACg CCACCAAATCCAGCACAAGCAAATACAGAGTATGAAGGTAAGGGTCCTGATGGAAGGGAAAAGGCTTCAGTGAAAAAATCTAAGGGCAATGTAGTGGGCAAGGCAGGTGAGAGTGCAAAGGCAACTTCAGGTTCTGGAAATGATGGTGCCTCCCAAAG TGCTGAAAGTGGTAGCGATGGCTCCTCAGATGCAAGTGATGAGAACAATAACCATCAG GATTTTGCTGCAAATAAGAAGGGAAGTTTTGATCAAATGCTTGCAGATG CCAATGCACAAAATAACACTGCTGGAGCTTCGGTGCCTGGGAAGCCTGTTGTGTCTATGCCTGCGACTAATCTAAATATTGGTATGGACCTATGGAATGCATCTCCTGCTGCTGCTCCTGGAGCTACAAAAATTAGGCCAAATGCATCTGGTGGCTCATCAGGAATTGTTCCTGCAATAATGCCTGAACAGTGGATTCAA GATGAACGTGAATTGAAAAGACAGAAGAGGAAGCAATCTAACAGGGAGTCAGCCAGAAGATCAAGATTACGTAAGCAG GCGGAGTGTGAAGAGCTACAAGCCAGGGTAGAGACTCTGACCACCGACAATCGAAATCTTAGAGATGAACTGCAGAGGCTTTCTGAGGAATGTGATAAACTCAAATCTGAAAATGATTCTATTAAG GAAGAATTAACACGGTTGTACGGCCCAGATGCAGTGGCTAACCTTGAACAAAGCAACCACTCTTCAGTTGTTCAGTTTCGTGGCGACGAAGGAAACAGTTAA